A window of the Bufo gargarizans isolate SCDJY-AF-19 chromosome 1, ASM1485885v1, whole genome shotgun sequence genome harbors these coding sequences:
- the LOC122929448 gene encoding uncharacterized protein LOC122929448 has protein sequence MEELLQQLMKRAGSAGGEEWLRSCLKMPAPLLSSPPEVLTSPPSSSVPPLGSPMLPPPPLSLEPPPAVEESPVPAWGSRPELRTTRGSSSRFREEEAAALPSKRARSAGSACTPPPGAGCRRSTNRRRAASQRGRQSSRIRESGRQSGSSYTEAVLTGVERHQDAATEELQQEVEQQILQDELQGLPVERLPPLLVEPSPGPLGRSPHLSSAAYGPRQEGQPVVPEVPGISSGGGSGWEPMSSTSVGLDLGLMSEAIERSLAPRTWAAYSAAWWDWWYFLNACSMDIKGDVLSCGVLFVTSLFNRKLAASSVAKVVAGVSFFQKLRGERPLSSFFQIKQALKGYKKGIGKLDARRPISISLLGQLCKVLSDVCRDQGEILLFRTAFVLAFFGAFRISELVAASRNSVSGLGFSDVMVSNDKVEILVRKSKTDQYGRGQVVSLHSWVGSEFCPVKLVRCLYEMHPSKCGSFLMHQDSSPLTKFQFSAIFKKCLGKLGLSSAKFSSHSFRIGAATEAARFGLDDSVVKRIGRWESNRFKIYVRPNLMLPV, from the exons ATGGAAGAACTCCTGCAGCAGCTGATGAAGAGAGCGGGGTCCGCCGGCGGAGAAGAGTGGCTGCGGAGCTGTTTGAAGATGCCGGCGCCGCTGCTATCAAGCCCACCTGAAGTGCTGACATCGCCGCCGAGCTCGTCTGTACCGCCGCTGGGGTCCCCGATGTTACCGCCGCCGCCGCTGTCTCTGGAGCCGCCGCCAGCTGTTGAAGAAAGTCCGGTGCCAGCATGGGGAAGCCGTCCGGAGCTGCGCACCACCAGAGGATCCAGCAGCCGTTTccgggaggaggaggctgcagcgctacCCAGCAAAAGAGCTAGAAGTGCAGGGAGCGCTTGTACTCCTCCCCCGGGGGCGGGGTGTCGGCGCAGCACCAATCGGAGAAGAGCAGCTTCTCAGAGAGGCCGGCAGTCCTCCAGGATCAGAGAGTCTGGAAGGCAGAGTGGCAGTTCCTATACAGAAGCTGTTCTCACTGGTGTGGAACGTCATCAGGATGCTGCCACTgaggagctgcagcaggaagtggAGCAGCAGATCCTGCAGGATGAATTGCAGGGGCTGCCTGTTGAGAGGCTCCCACCTCTGCTGGTTGAGCCATCTCCGGGCCCCCTGGGAAGATCACCACACCTATCATCTGCTGCCTATGGTCCACGCCAGGAAGGACAGCCAGTGG TTCCTGAGGTTCCGGGAATTAGCTCCGGAGGCGGATCTGGATGGGAGCCCATGTCCTCAACATCTGTGGGGCTTGATTTGGGACTGATGTCTGAAGCTATTGAGAGGTCCTTGGCCCCGAGAACATGGGCAGCTTACTCTGCCGCATGGTGGGATTGGtggtattttttaaatgcttgcTCAATGGATATTAAAGGGGATGTTTTAAGTTGCGGTGTATTGTTTGTTACTAGCTTATTTAATAGGAAATTGGCGGCTTCATCTGTGGCGAAAGTAGTGGCTGGCGTGTCATTTTTTCAGAAACTGCGGGGTGAGAGGCCGTTATCTTCCTTTTTTCAGATTAAGCAGGCTCTGAAGGGTTACAAGAAAGGTATTGGTAAGTTGGATGCTAGGAGGCCAATTTCTATCTCTTTATTGGGGCAGCTTTGTAAAGTTTTGTCTGACGTGTGTAGGGACCAGGGTGAAATATTGCTTTTTCGTACAGCTTTTGTGTTAGCCTTTTTCGGGGCTTTTAGGATTAGTGAGTTAGTTGCGGCAAGCCGTAATAGTGTGTCAGGTTTGGGTTTTTCTGATGTTATGGTGAGTAATGATAAAGTTGAGATTCTTGTTAGGAAGTCAAAAACTGATCAGTATGGTAGGGGTCAGGTAGTTAGTTTACATTCTTGGGTGGGTTCTGAATTTTGTCCGGTTAAATTGGTAAGGTGTTTGTATGAGATGCATCCCTCTAAGTGTGGTTCCTTTTTAATGCACCAGGATTCCTCCCCTCTCACTAAATTTCAGTTCAgcgcaatttttaaaaaatgtttggggaAATTGGGCCTTAGTTCTGCAAAATTCTCGTCACATTCTTTTAGGATAGGTGCTGCGACGGAGGCTGCCAGGTTTGGGCTGGATGATTCAGTAGTTAAAAGAATTGGGAGGTGGGAATCTAATAGGTTTAAAATTTATGTTAGGCCGAATTTAATGCTGCCAGTCTGA